Proteins co-encoded in one Paraburkholderia edwinii genomic window:
- the gspF gene encoding type II secretion system inner membrane protein GspF: protein MPAFRFEAIDAAGKAQKGVLDADSARGARSQLRTQGLTPLVVEPAATRTRGERSQRLSLGRKLSQREQAILTRQLASLLIAGLPLDEALAVLTEQSERDYIRELMAAIRAEVLGGHSLANALSQHPKDFPDIYRALVAAGEHTGKLGLVLSRLADYIEQRNALKQKIVLAFTYPAIVTLIAFGIVTFLLSYVVPQVVNVFASTKQQLPFLTILMMSLSGFVRSYWWAALIAVVVVVYVVRTILKQPGPRLAFDRWLLTAPLLGKLVRGYNTVRFASTLGILTAAGVPILRALQAAGETLSNRAMRTNIDDAIVRVREGTSLSRALGNTKTFPPVLVHLIRSGEATGDVTTMLDRASEGESRELERRTMFLTSLLEPLLILAMGGVVLVIVLAVMMPIIELNNLVQ from the coding sequence ATGCCTGCTTTTCGTTTCGAAGCGATCGACGCAGCGGGCAAGGCGCAAAAAGGCGTGCTCGATGCGGACAGCGCGCGCGGCGCTCGCTCGCAATTGCGCACGCAAGGACTGACGCCGCTCGTCGTCGAACCCGCCGCGACGCGTACGCGCGGCGAACGCAGCCAGCGTCTGTCGCTCGGCCGCAAGCTGTCGCAGCGCGAGCAGGCGATTCTGACGCGCCAGCTCGCGAGCCTGCTGATCGCGGGCCTGCCGCTCGACGAAGCGCTCGCGGTGCTGACCGAGCAATCGGAACGCGACTACATTCGCGAACTGATGGCTGCGATTCGCGCGGAAGTGCTCGGCGGCCATTCGCTCGCGAATGCGCTGTCGCAGCATCCGAAGGACTTTCCCGACATTTATCGCGCCCTCGTTGCGGCCGGCGAGCATACGGGCAAGCTCGGTCTCGTGCTGTCGCGCCTCGCGGATTACATCGAACAGCGCAATGCGCTGAAGCAGAAGATCGTGCTCGCGTTCACGTATCCGGCGATCGTCACGCTCATCGCGTTCGGTATCGTGACGTTTCTGCTCAGCTATGTGGTGCCGCAGGTCGTCAATGTGTTCGCCAGCACGAAACAGCAACTGCCGTTTCTGACGATCCTGATGATGTCGCTGTCCGGTTTCGTTCGAAGCTACTGGTGGGCGGCGCTGATCGCGGTTGTCGTGGTCGTGTACGTGGTGCGCACGATTCTGAAGCAGCCCGGGCCGCGCCTCGCGTTCGACCGGTGGCTGCTTACTGCGCCGCTGCTCGGCAAGCTCGTGCGCGGCTATAACACGGTGCGTTTCGCGAGCACGCTCGGCATTCTGACCGCGGCCGGCGTGCCGATTCTGCGCGCGCTGCAGGCGGCCGGCGAAACGCTCAGCAACCGCGCAATGCGCACGAATATCGACGATGCGATCGTGCGCGTGCGCGAAGGCACGTCATTGTCGCGCGCGCTTGGCAATACGAAGACATTCCCGCCGGTGCTCGTGCACCTGATCCGTTCAGGTGAAGCGACCGGCGACGTGACGACGATGCTCGACCGCGCATCCGAAGGCGAATCGCGCGAACTCGAACGCCGCACGATGTTCCTGACAAGCTTGCTCGAGCCGCTGCTGATTCTGGCGATGGGTGGCGTCGTGCTCGTGATCGTGCTGGCGGTGATGATGCCGATCATCGAACTGAATAACCTCGTGCAGTAA